From the genome of Thermococcus sp.:
AGGGTCGCTACGACCCCTCCCTGAGGCTTGCATTTAAGATAGCCTGTTTTTTTGGGGTGAGAATAGAGGAGGTGTTTATCTACGACTGTCCTCAAAAATGGGGGGAGACCAATGGCGGCCGTTGAAGTTGAGAACCTTGAGAAGGACTACAGAAAGGTTAGAGCCCTTAAGGGGATAAGCTTTGATGTAAAGGAGGGAGAAATCTTCGGCCTAATCGGCCCGAACGGAGCTGGCAAGAGCACGACCCTCAAGATACTCGCCACCCTGCTAAGGCCGACCGGGGGGAAGGCCGAGGTCTTCGGTCACGATGTTGTTGATGAAGCCAGCGAGGTTAGAAGGATGATAAGCTACCTGCCCGAGGAGGCCGGGGCGTATAAAAACCTCACCGGGAGGGAATACCTTGAGTTCATGGCGAGGCTCTACGCCAAGGACGAGAAAAGGGCCAGAGAGATGCTTGAGCTTGGGATAAGCCTTTCGGGCCTCGGGGACAGGTTGAAGGACAAGGTCTCGACCTACTCAAAGGGTATGACGAGGAAGCTCCTCCTCGCGAGGGCCCTCATGGTCAGGCCGAAGCTTGCCATACTGGACGAACCCGCGAGCGGGCTGGACATAATAAACGCCTACACCATAAGGAAGACGATAAAGCGCTTCGCGAGGGATGAGGGGGTAACCTTCCTGATTTCGAGCCACAACATGCTTGAGGTCGAGTTCCTCTGCGACAGGGTTGCGCTCATAAACCAGGGGAGGATAATAGAAATCGGAACTCCGAAGGAGCTGAAGAAGAAATACAGCGCGGAGAACCTTGAAGAGGTCTTTATGAGGGCCATTGGAGCGGAGGTGTGAGGATGTCCGACTTCTGGGTTCTGGCTATGAAAGAACTTAAGAACCTCCTCAGGGACAAGAAGTTGATATTCGGCCTTATAATAGTCCCCCTCGTGATATACCCTGCCCTGGGAAAGACGATGCAGGTGGGCATAGAAAAGGCCCAGGGGACAACCCACGTCGCCATAGTCAACCTCGACGCGGGAAAATACGGCGAAGTCCTCGTAAAGGCCCTCCAGTCGGCCCCGAACGTCAGCGTAACCGTTCTGAACGCAACGAGCATCGAAGGGGCCATCAGGGAGGCCTCCCTGAGAAAGCAGAACGTCCTCGTGGTTATTCCGGCCAACTTCACCGAGAGCATAGAAAGTGGAAATCCTGCAACGGTTGAGGTCTTCGGGATATTCTGGAAGATAACGTCGGGGATAAAGGAGAGCGTGAGCGAGGCGAGGATAAACGCGGTAATAAGCGTCCTCTCAGAGGAGATAGCGAGGATAAAGGTGATGAAACTCGGGGCAAAGAACCCCGATGCCGTTCTGCACCCAGTAAGGGCCGTCAGCATGTCGGTTGTGAAGGGAAGGATAATCAACGTTCCTCCCGCGGTTGTTTCCAGCGTCCTCGCTTCCCAGGCCTACGGCCTGCCCCTCATAGTCTTCCTGATGGTCACCATAACCGCCCAGATGGCAGCTGGAGCGATAGCCAGCGAGAAGGAGAACAAGACCCTTGAAACCCTCCTCACCCTCCCGGTCAGGAGGACGACGATAGTGGCGTCAAAAATAAGTGGCACTGCAGTTATGGGCCTCATAGCGTCTCTAGCTTACATGGTCGGGCTGAAGAGCTACATGGGCTCGATGGGCCTCCAGACGGGAGTCTCGCCGGAAACCCTGGGCCTTGAGATGACTCCAATCGGAATGTCCCTCTTCGCCCTCGTGATATTCCTGACGATAGTCTTCTCGCTCAGCCTCGCCATGGTTCTGGCTGTATTCGCCGAGGACGTCCAGAGCGCCAACACCGTTGTCAGCTCCGTGATACTCCCGCTGGCCTTTCCAGCTTTCATCCTGATGTTCACCGACCTAGACGAGCTCCCTGCGCTGGCAAAATACGGCCTCTTAGCGGATCCCTTCACGCACCCTATAGTTGCTTACAGGTATGCCCTCGGAGCCGACTACGGACAGCTCATCTGGAGCGCGCTCTATCTGGGCATCATAGCAGGGGCGACACTTTACGTGACCGCGAGGGTCTTCTCAAGCGAAAAGCTCCTGACGGCAAAGATAGGCTGGGGCAAAAGGAGAATGTGACCCCCTTTTTCACTCTATCGGCACACCGTCCTTGGTTCTCGGTGCGAGCCACTTCATCAATCTTTTTGGGTCTTTTGTCCTTATGATTATCGTTATTGGGCCAAGAGCGGATTCCTCGTTGAAGTTCACTACTCCAGCGTAAGCGGCTTGCTTGTTAACGCGGATTATTATCTCCTCGCCGAAGTAACCCTCCTCAAGGAAGCTCCTTGCCGTGTCAAGTATCGCCTGCCCGCGGAAGAGCTCGTAGAGCCTGCTTAACGCTTTCCTGCTCTTGGTCTTTCCTGTGAGGAGTATATAGTCCCCTTTATCAAAGGCCTCGAACTCCAAATCCGGAATCAGGTTCAGCATGGCTTTCTTTACTTTCTCGATGTCCTCCGTCGGGTAAACGTAGGCCTCGACCTCAACTTCCTCAAAGAGATCCACTCTCACCACCGGAATCGGTTGGGAAGGGGATTTATAAGGGCAGCGGAGTGTTGTCATGATAACAGTACCGAGGAAGACCTCCTGCATCCGAACCCAACCGGGGAAAGCTATTTTAGGTGGATTGCGTACGTTAGGATGGTGGGAAAATGGAAGACGTTGCCGGAAATTTGCACCTGAGGAATGCCGCCCTGAAGGAGTTCATAGCCGAGGAAGAGTTCCTGAAGCTCGTCCGGGAGATGAAGAAAAAAGCCAGGATAGGGATGTTCGGCGAGGGGAAGGCCGAGGAGTTCTTCAGGCTGAGGCTGGAGGTGTACGAGG
Proteins encoded in this window:
- a CDS encoding helix-turn-helix transcriptional regulator translates to MKNRLRELREMKGLTQEELARALGVTRQTIISIEKGRYDPSLRLAFKIACFFGVRIEEVFIYDCPQKWGETNGGR
- a CDS encoding ABC transporter ATP-binding protein, giving the protein MAAVEVENLEKDYRKVRALKGISFDVKEGEIFGLIGPNGAGKSTTLKILATLLRPTGGKAEVFGHDVVDEASEVRRMISYLPEEAGAYKNLTGREYLEFMARLYAKDEKRAREMLELGISLSGLGDRLKDKVSTYSKGMTRKLLLARALMVRPKLAILDEPASGLDIINAYTIRKTIKRFARDEGVTFLISSHNMLEVEFLCDRVALINQGRIIEIGTPKELKKKYSAENLEEVFMRAIGAEV
- a CDS encoding ABC transporter permease; translated protein: MSDFWVLAMKELKNLLRDKKLIFGLIIVPLVIYPALGKTMQVGIEKAQGTTHVAIVNLDAGKYGEVLVKALQSAPNVSVTVLNATSIEGAIREASLRKQNVLVVIPANFTESIESGNPATVEVFGIFWKITSGIKESVSEARINAVISVLSEEIARIKVMKLGAKNPDAVLHPVRAVSMSVVKGRIINVPPAVVSSVLASQAYGLPLIVFLMVTITAQMAAGAIASEKENKTLETLLTLPVRRTTIVASKISGTAVMGLIASLAYMVGLKSYMGSMGLQTGVSPETLGLEMTPIGMSLFALVIFLTIVFSLSLAMVLAVFAEDVQSANTVVSSVILPLAFPAFILMFTDLDELPALAKYGLLADPFTHPIVAYRYALGADYGQLIWSALYLGIIAGATLYVTARVFSSEKLLTAKIGWGKRRM
- a CDS encoding RNA-binding domain-containing protein; the encoded protein is MDLFEEVEVEAYVYPTEDIEKVKKAMLNLIPDLEFEAFDKGDYILLTGKTKSRKALSRLYELFRGQAILDTARSFLEEGYFGEEIIIRVNKQAAYAGVVNFNEESALGPITIIIRTKDPKRLMKWLAPRTKDGVPIE